One region of Culex pipiens pallens isolate TS chromosome 2, TS_CPP_V2, whole genome shotgun sequence genomic DNA includes:
- the LOC120422708 gene encoding uncharacterized protein LOC120422708 — protein sequence MASTRAFNILEQTNENHRNGKTTLPGKSELRTTSKLALKDLTNNASSRSAFTGKQSSEVPSKKPLLQKSGSSSFLGKKSTEASTQQQQPSTKKPSFPFTIFTPADAEYKWGKESCLREDLLEQMMDFHGAVYQRKVKPMKPLKVSNVLQDLPEIEMPARTTVERPARKAPAVQRDLPDYFLFSVPEPELPHLDFLD from the exons ATGGCGTCGACGCGAGCCTTCAACATCCTGGAACAAACCAACGAAAATCACCGGAATGGCA AAACGACCCTGCCCGGCAAAAGCGAGCTCCGGACCACTTCCAAACTGGCCCTGAAAGATCTAACCAACAACGCCTCCTCGCGGTCGGCCTTCACCGGTAAGCAGTCTTCGGAAGTCCCCTCCAAGAAGCCCCTGCTGCAAAAGTCCGGAAGCTCCTCCTTTCTGGGCAAGAAATCGACGGAAGCTTccacgcagcagcagcaaccatCCACCAAGAAGCCCTCCTTCCCGTTCACAATCTTCACCCCGGCGGACGCCGAGTACAAATGGGGCAAGGAAAGTTGCCTCCGCGAGGATCTGCTCGAGCAGATGATGGACTTCCACGGGGCCGTCTACCAGCGCAAGGTGAAGCCGATGAAACCGCTGAAAGTCAGCAACGTACTGCAGGACTTGCCCGAGATCGAGATGCCGGCGCGGACGACGGTGGAGAGGCCGGCGCGAAAGGCTCCCGCGGTGCAGCGGGATTTGCCCGACTACTTTTTGTTCAGTGTGCCCGAGCCGGAGCTGCCACATTTGGACTTTTTGGATTAA
- the LOC120422699 gene encoding triokinase/FMN cyclase-like codes for MHVCFADYHYCLQPRPQHTASPAHKMSLTSVGTSLSGLIAAHNGLQLLTPGCNSVTRLDNDPSDGKVKLLSGGGSGHEPAHAGYVGAGMLSGAICGDIFSSPSVASILDCLRTVAVGGESRVIFIVKNYTGDRLNFGLAVERARVGLGYGDDVRMLLVDDDCSIERGQVRASVGKRGLAGVVLVHKILGAMAEEGVGLDEVYGFGEGLVRNLGTIGFTFRVVGDRLENVEIGKGIHGEPGVYTMPACGDFEGIVEFLLKKLEKCVPKAAEVVLLVNNLGGTSEFLMGIFLKSLLDKVKQSYTVKRTYCGTFLSSLDQAGISVTLLNLGYSPKLLQYLDYEVSVPSMLFGRKRCNLPPSAVATVSPMEVLQESSGVPTCTITEQFGAKLASTVITFVCEALISCKDMLNTIDKEAGDGDTGSTISRGAQAILDQLNANKLDLTHPANLLQQISIILERDMGGSSGALYSLFFQGASKIFAEGGDQRVTLNLWSQALTAGNDTIAKYALTQLGDRTMLDPLREGELALRGALEGGKATLEAVECFTKGCEEAARATQHMVARAGRASYAASSGDGDRKYQHPDPGAHAVSIWARALLEACKQVIVE; via the exons ATGCACGTTTGTTTTGCTGATTATCATTATTGTCTACAACCTCGACCACAACATACG GCTTCGCCCGCCCACAAAATGTCCCTAACCTCCGTCGGAACATCCCTGTCCGGCCTCATCGCCGCCCACAACGGCCTCCAACTGCTAACGCCGGGCTGCAACTCCGTCACCCGACTGGACAACGACCCCTCGGATGGGAAGGTTAAACTACTGTCCGGTGGCGGCAGCGGCCACGAACCGGCCCACGCCGGCTACGTCGGAGCGGGGATGTTGAGCGGCGCCATTTGCGGGGACATCTTCAGCTCGCCCTCGGTGGCTTCGATTCTGGACTGCTTGCGGACGGTGGCGGTGGGGGGCGAGTCGAGGGTGATTTTCATCGTGAAGAATTATACGGGGGATCGGTTGAACTTTGGGCTGGCGGTGGAGAGGGCTCGGGTTGGGTTGGGGTACGGGGATGACGTTCGGATGTTGCTGGTGGACGATGATTGTTCGATTGAGCGGGGCCAGGTGAGGGCGAGTGTGGGGAAGCGGGGGTTGGCCGGGGTCGTGCTGGTGCACAAGATTTTGGGAGCGATGGCCGAGGAGGGTGTGGGGTTGGATGAGGTTTATGGGTTTGGAGAGGGGTTGGTGCGCAACTTGGGTACGATTGGGTTCACTTTCAGGGTTGTGGGAGATAGGTTGGAGAACGTTGAGATTGGGAAGGGTATTCACGGTGAACCGGGAGTGTACACGATGCCGGCTTGTGGGGATTTTGAGGGGATTGTGGAGTTTTTGTTGAAGAAGCTGGAGAAGTGCGTACCGAAGGCTGCTGAAGTTGTACTGCTGGTGAACAATCTTGGAGGGACGTCCGAGTTCTTGATGGGGATCTTTTTGAAGAGTTTGCTTGACAAGGTTAAGCAGAGTTACACCGTGAAACGGACCTACTGTGGAACGTTTTTGTCATCGCTGGATCAAGCTGGAATTTCGGTGACTCTGTTAAACCTCGGATATTCTCCAAAGCTGTTGCAATACTTGGATTACGAAGTGTCAGTCCCTTCGATGCTTTTTGGAAGAAAACGCTGCAATCTACCTCCTTCAGCTGTTGCAACAGTGAGTCCGATGGAAGTTTTGCAAGAATCTTCGGGAGTCCCCACGTGTACAATCACCGAACAATTCGGCGCCAAGTTGGCCTCCACCGTAATCACCTTCGTCTGCGAAGCCCTCATCTCCTGCAAGGACATGCTGAACACCATCGACAAAGAGGCTGGCGACGGAGACACCGGAAGTACCATCTCCAGAGGTGCCCAAGCAATCCTAGACCAACTCAACGCCAACAAGCTAGACCTAACCCATCCCGCAAACCTCCTCCAGCAAATCAGCATCATCCTGGAGCGCGACATGGGCGGTTCGTCGGGCGCCCTCTACAGCCTGTTCTTCCAGGGAGCGTCGAAGATCTTCGCCGAAGGCGGCGATCAACGCGTCACGCTGAATCTCTGGAGTCAAGCGCTAACCGCCGGCAACGACACGATCGCCAAGTACGCCCTGACCCAGCTGGGCGACCGGACCATGCTGGATCCGTTGCGCGAAGGCGAACTTGCGCTGAGAGGTGCCCTCGAAGGTGGAAAAGCTACCCTAGAAGCCGTGGAGTGCTTCACGAAGGGCTGTGAAGAAGCGGCACGGGCCACCCAGCACATGGTGGCCAGGGCGGGACGTGCTTCGTACGCGGCGTCGTCCGGGGATGGCGACAGGAAGTATCAGCATCCCGATCCGGGAGCGCACGCCGTTTCGATCTGGGCGCGGGCGCTGCTGGAGGCCTGCAAGCAGGTTATCGTGGAGTGa